Below is a window of Populus alba chromosome 2, ASM523922v2, whole genome shotgun sequence DNA.
ACCCTAAGATATCAGACAGTAGCTTATCATTATTTCAAATGTTGAATCACAGTTCAACTCATTTCATATTGGAAATTATCGTATTCTACTTTATCACACACAGACTTCATATAATATGATACATTTGACATGATACAAACTTGAATTGGTTTATTGAGATTCACAGTATTTGACATACCAATCTGTACGATTGCCTTGTTGCATCAATCACAGGTTATGCTTGCAACTTAAAAGGCTCCAGTGCACCTTCACTTTTGCCTTTCCCATTCCTGAGGTTGGAAACAAACTCTCTGAACTCAAAGGCTCTATATAGTTGGCGATTGTCCGCTTTAATAAGTTCTCTGGCAGGTTCGATAATGCTGTCACCACGAGGACTGACAAAGAAGGCAGCACTTGTCCTAGCATCCTTCGAATTTGTCACTGCTCGATGTTCGGCACCTTTTAGCTTGTTGTTACTGATAATCTATGACAGGAATTAACCAGCATTCTTCAGCTTAATTATACCCAAACATTTCAAGAACTTTACAGTAGCGATGACAAGGATATAAGAAGTATACCTGTAACTGGTACCCAATGTTAATCACAAATGCATTGGGAACAGGCCCAACACCAATCCATTCGCCATCCTTGAAGACTTGAAGCCCACACACATCACCTTGGAGTAAAATGGTTATGAGATTAGGATCACAATGTTTCGGCAATCCCAGGGTTAAGCTTGGATCTGGGCATGGAGGGTAACGATTGACCGACAACAACGAGGTTTCACTTAGTTTACCTCCAAAATACCCAGACTCTAATCCTAAACCTTCACTGATCAGCTCCAATATCCCTGAGGTTAATTTCATCACTTCAGTCGCgtatgtcaaagaaccatcaatccaatagcttaagctgttaggtgaggtcccaggatatgatttatattattctctaacacacaccccctcaagtgaaagccctttgggcttgaaacttgcaaagATCGACATtaccttgtacttaatttttatcaaataaatgaggatggtgagattcgaactcgtgaccacttggtcatcaaggctttgataccatgtcaaagaaacatctcaacccaatagcttaagatGTTAGGTGAGCTcccatgatatgatttatattattctttaacagcGTAATTCCCAACAACTTGTCTGTGAAATTATGGAGACATAAACATTAGGAAAGGTTAAACTTAAACTTATGTCTGCTCCATTAATTGTTTTAGGAAGACAGAAGTTTGACATCATTAAACTTAAACTTAAACTTAAGCTTGAATATGTTTTTCAACgaactttaaaggtaaaaaacacCTAACATAAATTTCTTACATCAAATGAAACCATTTGATATAAACATCATTCATTTTGGTGACTTAAATCAATGTCAATGACATGTTTCTCTCTCTAATGCTAGAATTCAACgacctctctctcctctctcaaccaggaactaaaaaataacaaaat
It encodes the following:
- the LOC118049261 gene encoding 2'-deoxymugineic-acid 2'-dioxygenase, whose translation is MKLTSGILELISEGLGLESGYFGGKLSETSLLSVNRYPPCPDPSLTLGLPKHCDPNLITILLQGDVCGLQVFKDGEWIGVGPVPNAFVINIGYQLQIISNNKLKGAEHRAVTNSKDARTSAAFFVSPRGDSIIEPARELIKADNRQLYRAFEFREFVSNLRNGKGKSEGALEPFKLQA